TGCCCATCAACCTGGGCGCTGGCGCGAACGAGACCGAGTTGGGCTTCGTGGACTACGGCGAGGTCATCATCGGCCAGGGGGACATGTTCCTCGAGGTGTTCCCCAACGCCACCTATGAGATGGGCGGCAACACTATCAGCGGTGTGTCCCGCAATCAGACGGTGGTGCGCGCCATTCAGTACCACGACCTCATCACCCGCCACGACGTGAGCGCGGCCTTCATGCAGTGCAAGTGGCTGGCGTAGCCCTAGCCCTCCACGTCCCTCTTTACCCACGGAGACCTGACCGACATGAGCGGCGGACCTCGTTTCTACGATTCGGGCTCGTACATCGCGCCCAAGTTCAGCAGCATCAGTGTCCTGACGGCGGGCGGCGCGGGTGACAACGTCGCCGTCGTCGGCGCCTCCATTGACCGGATGGGCTTCGGCTCGTCGGCGGTGGCGGTGACGTACTCGGCGACGCTGGCGGCGGCGGCGACGTTGTCCATCACCGTCCAGCGCGAGCAGTCGGACGACGGCACGACGTGGGAGGCCGCCACGACGGTGCTGCCCGCGCAGGTGGTGGCCACGGGGCCCGGGGGGGGCGGGACGGTCCGCGGCGAGGTGAAGCTGCGGGAGTCCTACGAGACGGCGGCGCGCTTCGTCCGCTACTCGGTGACGCCCAACCTCTCCGCGTCGGCGACGGACACGGCAAGTGTCGCGTGCACCGTCGTCCTCGGCGGCGCGTTCAACGGCACCTCCCTGCCTCTGAGTTGACCCCATGCGCGCCGTCCGCTTCAGCCACAGCCATGAGCACGGGCGCACCGGCTACCTCTCGGGTGAGGTGGCCGGGTTCCCGGATGACGTCGCCGCCCGTCTGGTGTCGACGGGCGTCGCCAAGTACCTCACCCCGGATTCTGCCGCCCCCTCCGAGGGCACCCCTCCCAGTCCGGCGGACGGCCCGCCGAGCGCTTCGGAGGGGGCGGCGCCCCTGGACTCTGCGCTGACTGCCGAAGAGCAGCTCGCGCCGTTGATGCCGCCTGAGCCACCGCCAGACCCGGCGGCGGAGCGGGCTGCCATCGAGGCAGACAACGTCTCTCGCACCACGCCGAAGTCCGAGCGCAGGAAGAGGTAGCCCGTGGCCCTGGCCGACAACGCCCTGACGACGGTGGCGACGCTCGCGTACGAACTCGGACTCCCCGAGCCCGCCGCGGGCAGCCCCGCCGAGAAGGACTTGGAGCGCCGCATTGCCGTGGCCTCCAAGGCAGTGGAGGACTACTGCGACAGGCGCTTCGGCCGGGCCACCCTCACCGAGAAGGTGCGTGGCATGGGCGGCCAGGTGCTCATGCTGGACAGGTGCCCCGTGCTCTCCATCACCTCCGTCACCCTGGACGGGCAGGTGGTGCCGGTGGCTGAGTACGAGTGCGTGGGTGTGGATGCAGCGGCTGGCCTGCTGCGCACCCGCTACGGCAGGTGGGCCAACACGGCGGACTGGCAGCGAGGCGTCTCCCCAGAGCCGCTGGCCGGCACGGAGCGCGCGGCCTACACCGTCGTGTACGTGGCCGGCTACGTCCTCCCCAAGGATGCTGCCCCGGGCAGTCCGTCCACGTTGCCGGCGCCGCTCGAGGAGGCGTGCCTCCTGACGGCGGTGGCCAGCTATAGGGCGAAGGGGAGGGACCCGAGCATCGTCTCGCAGTCGCTCCTCTCCGCGTCAGTGTCCTACGCCGGCAGTGCCGTGAACACCGCCATCGGCCTGGGCGTCGCCGGCATCATCCCCGACAGCGCGGCGTACATGCTCCAGCCGTATCGCCGTCTCACGTGACGCCATGGACATCCGCCACCTGTTAACCCAGGTCGTCACCGTCGCCCCGTACGTGGCCGCCAATGACTTCGGCGAGCCCGGCTATGGGCCCCAGCGCCAGGTGCAGGCCCGCGTCGAGAAGGTGCTCGGCATCGCCCAGGAGGGCGCCACCGGCAGCGAGGCGCGCGCGTCCGCGGTGCTGGTGGTGGCCGAGCGCATCGGCCCGCAGGACCGTGTCTGGCTGCCGGGCAGCAACGTGGCCGACCCGCGCCAGGCGCAGGTGCCGGGGCCGGACGGGGTGACGGAGGGCATTCCCCTCGCCGGCACGGGCGCGGCCTTCTACGAAATCCGGCTGGTGTAGCCATGGCCAAGCGCCTCGAAGTCGGCGGCGCGCAGGGCGCGGACAAGGTGCGGCGCGAGCTGGACAAGCTGGCGAAGGAGGCGCCCCGCGCAGTGTCCCGCGCCCTCTACCAGCAGGGCATGCAGGTGTGGGCCGACTCGGTGAAGCGCGCCCCGGTGAAGGACGGCGTCCTCCGCAGCTCGGCTTACGTGGCGCCGCCCACGCAGCGCGGGGACTACGTGGCAGTCGAGGCCGGCTTCGGGACGCGCTACGCGGTAAACCAGCACGAGGGCACCAACTACAACCACCCGCGGGGCGGCGAGGCCCACTACCTCCAGAAGGCCGTGGCCAACGTGGCCAGCCTGGAGAAGATTGCCGCCTTCGCCCGGCGCAACCTGGAGACAGGGAAGGGAACCGGAGCGCTCCCCGCTGGCGTGCCGCGCCGTCCGCCCACGTCCCCTCAGCCGAAGTGGCAGCTGCACCAGCGCGCGAAGGAGCGCGCCCACAAGAGGCGAGAGAAGCGGCAGAAGCGAGCCGAGGCCCGGCGCCTGAAGCGAGCGGAGAAGGAGTACCGCCGCAAGCAGAAGCGGAAGGAGAAGCGGGCGGAGGCCACGAAGCGGCGGCAGATTGCCCGCGCGTACCGGAAGGAGCGGCAGAAGCAGCGCCGTCGGGATAGGCGCCTGCTGCGGAAGGCCAGGCGCGAGGAGCGGCGGAAGCTCCAGAAGAAGGCGCGCCGCGAGCGCCGTGAAGCGCGTCGGCTGGAGCGACGCCAGCGCAAGGCCCAGCGCGCCTACGAGGCGAAGGTGAGGCGCAAGCAGCGCCGCGAGCAGTTGCGCCTGCGCCGGGCACAGGCGCGCTTCAACCGGAAGGAGCGGCAGAAGCAGCGCCGCCTCCAGAAGCAGCAGCAAGCCAAGCTGGCGCGGCTGGAGCAGAAGCAGCGCGCCCACGAGGCCAAGCTGGCGAAGAGGGAATTGGTGCGCCGCCGTCGACTGGCCCGTCTCCAGCGGGAAGACGAGGCGCGCATGAAGAAGCAGCAGGCGAAGAGGGCGGCCCAGCAGGCGGCCTTCCTCAAGCGCATGAGGCCCAAGAAGCGCAAGCCGAAGGGCACCACGAAGAAGCGGAAGAAGCGCAAGCGGAGGCGGGCGTGACGCAGGATCCGGAAAGTGACGTGGCCACCTTCCTCGCTGGCGCGGGGCTCTCCCTGGTGGTGGGTACCAACCTCTTCAAGGGGCCGGTGCGCCCGGCGTCAGAC
This genomic stretch from Myxococcus virescens harbors:
- a CDS encoding HK97 gp10 family phage protein; the encoded protein is MAKRLEVGGAQGADKVRRELDKLAKEAPRAVSRALYQQGMQVWADSVKRAPVKDGVLRSSAYVAPPTQRGDYVAVEAGFGTRYAVNQHEGTNYNHPRGGEAHYLQKAVANVASLEKIAAFARRNLETGKGTGALPAGVPRRPPTSPQPKWQLHQRAKERAHKRREKRQKRAEARRLKRAEKEYRRKQKRKEKRAEATKRRQIARAYRKERQKQRRRDRRLLRKARREERRKLQKKARRERREARRLERRQRKAQRAYEAKVRRKQRREQLRLRRAQARFNRKERQKQRRLQKQQQAKLARLEQKQRAHEAKLAKRELVRRRRLARLQREDEARMKKQQAKRAAQQAAFLKRMRPKKRKPKGTTKKRKKRKRRRA